In Paenibacillus larvae subsp. larvae, the following proteins share a genomic window:
- the queF gene encoding preQ(1) synthase — protein sequence MSHEKGIEGLTLLGNQKTQYPTQYDPGVLESFDNKKPDRDYFVKFNCPEFTSLCPMTGQPDFATIYISYIPDQKMVESKSLKLYLFSFRNHGDFHEHCVNVIMDDLIELMQPKYIEVWGKFTPRGGISIDPYCNYGKPGTKYEQMAEHRMMNHDMYPEQVDNR from the coding sequence GTGTCTCATGAAAAAGGAATAGAGGGGCTGACTTTACTCGGAAACCAGAAGACCCAGTATCCTACCCAGTATGACCCGGGTGTTCTGGAATCCTTTGACAATAAAAAACCGGACAGGGATTACTTCGTCAAGTTCAACTGCCCTGAATTTACAAGCTTGTGCCCGATGACGGGCCAGCCTGATTTCGCTACCATCTATATCAGCTATATCCCTGATCAGAAAATGGTAGAGAGCAAATCACTCAAGCTGTACCTGTTCAGCTTCCGCAATCATGGAGATTTCCACGAGCATTGTGTGAATGTCATTATGGATGATCTGATAGAACTGATGCAGCCGAAATACATTGAAGTGTGGGGCAAATTCACTCCGCGCGGCGGTATCTCCATTGATCCTTATTGCAATTATGGAAAGCCCGGCACCAAGTATGAACAGATGGCCGAGCACCGGATGATGAACCATGATATGTATCCGGAACAAGTGGATAACAGATAA
- the queE gene encoding 7-carboxy-7-deazaguanine synthase QueE: MTNIPVLEIFGPTIQGEGMVIGQKTMFVRTAGCDYRCSWCDSSFTWDGSGKDQIRMLSPEDIVEELKRLGGKRFSHVTISGGNPVLLSQMGKLVSLLQSQGIRTAIETQGSKWQDWLLAVDDVTLSPKPPSSGMTTDWGMLDKIAEKLRGRMQSHPMQRVSLKVVVFDDIDFQYAKRVHQRYPLVPMYLQVGNPDIYTADNAKLLEQLLDRYEWLIRKTVASGDLNDVMVLPQLHAFLWGNKRGV; this comes from the coding sequence GTGACTAATATTCCTGTGCTGGAAATATTCGGGCCAACAATTCAGGGAGAAGGTATGGTCATTGGCCAAAAAACGATGTTTGTACGGACAGCCGGCTGTGATTACAGATGCAGCTGGTGTGATTCCTCCTTTACGTGGGACGGAAGCGGCAAAGATCAAATCCGGATGCTGTCTCCGGAAGATATTGTGGAAGAACTGAAACGCCTTGGCGGAAAGAGATTTTCCCATGTTACGATATCAGGCGGTAATCCGGTGCTGCTTTCACAAATGGGGAAACTCGTGAGCCTTTTGCAGTCTCAAGGAATCCGTACAGCCATTGAGACCCAGGGCTCCAAGTGGCAGGACTGGCTTTTGGCTGTGGATGACGTTACTTTATCCCCTAAGCCTCCAAGTTCCGGTATGACAACCGATTGGGGCATGCTTGACAAGATTGCAGAAAAGTTACGGGGACGCATGCAAAGCCACCCCATGCAGCGGGTAAGCCTGAAAGTAGTCGTATTTGACGACATTGATTTTCAATATGCTAAACGGGTTCATCAAAGGTATCCTCTCGTACCGATGTATCTTCAGGTTGGCAACCCGGATATTTATACGGCTGATAACGCAAAACTGCTTGAGCAGCTCCTTGACCGGTATGAATGGCTTATCCGGAAAACCGTTGCATCCGGGGATTTGAATGATGTAATGGTACTTCCGCAGCTTCATGCTTTTCTTTGGGGCAATAAACGCGGTGTGTAG
- the queD gene encoding 6-carboxytetrahydropterin synthase QueD has protein sequence MTRPGDFRIVDKLQRAGQDIACSQLRYHHKRVLVSKEFTFDASHHLHAYEGKCKNLHGHTYKAVFGISGRVNDIGLMVDFADIKEIWKQDIEPYLDHRYLNETLPAMNTTAENMVVWLFEKMEESLPDRIMEEQGARVEFVRLYETPTSFAEARREWITGD, from the coding sequence ATGACGCGTCCAGGTGATTTCCGTATTGTAGATAAGCTGCAGCGGGCAGGTCAGGATATTGCGTGCAGCCAGCTTCGTTATCATCATAAACGGGTGTTAGTCAGTAAAGAATTCACTTTCGACGCGTCCCATCATCTGCATGCCTATGAAGGAAAATGTAAAAATCTGCACGGGCATACCTATAAAGCGGTCTTCGGGATTAGCGGCCGCGTGAATGATATCGGCCTGATGGTGGACTTTGCTGATATCAAGGAAATTTGGAAACAGGATATCGAGCCTTATTTGGATCACCGTTATCTGAACGAAACACTCCCGGCTATGAATACAACTGCGGAGAATATGGTGGTCTGGCTGTTTGAAAAAATGGAGGAGTCTCTTCCGGACCGGATCATGGAAGAACAAGGTGCCCGGGTAGAATTCGTCCGCCTTTACGAAACACCGACCAGCTTTGCAGAGGCCAGACGGGAGTGGATCACCGGTGACTAA
- the queC gene encoding 7-cyano-7-deazaguanine synthase QueC, with translation MKQEKAIVVFSGGQDSTTCLFWALRQFGEVETVTFDYGQRHSLEMKVAKSIAEELGLKHTVLDMSLLNQLAPSALTRKDMAIEEKEGEPPSTFVDGRNMLFLTFAAVMAKQAGARHLVTGVCETDFSGYPDCRDAFIKSLNVTLNLAMDYPFVIHTPLMWLNKAQTWELADQLGAYEFVKEKTLTCYNGVMGSGCGECPACKLRNAGLKQYEQQLAVKGAVIQ, from the coding sequence GTGAAACAAGAGAAAGCTATTGTTGTATTTAGCGGGGGGCAGGATAGCACTACGTGTTTGTTCTGGGCTCTCCGGCAATTTGGTGAGGTAGAAACCGTAACTTTTGATTACGGGCAAAGACACAGTTTGGAAATGAAAGTGGCTAAAAGCATTGCAGAAGAACTGGGCTTAAAGCATACGGTTCTGGACATGAGCCTGTTGAATCAGCTGGCGCCCAGCGCTTTGACCCGAAAAGACATGGCCATAGAAGAAAAGGAAGGGGAACCGCCTTCCACTTTTGTAGACGGAAGAAACATGCTGTTTCTTACATTTGCGGCTGTTATGGCTAAGCAGGCGGGGGCAAGGCATCTGGTTACGGGAGTATGCGAAACGGATTTTAGCGGGTATCCGGATTGCCGGGACGCTTTCATCAAGTCATTGAATGTGACACTTAATCTGGCTATGGATTATCCGTTTGTCATTCATACACCTTTAATGTGGCTAAACAAAGCCCAGACATGGGAACTGGCCGATCAGCTCGGCGCCTATGAATTTGTTAAAGAAAAAACGTTAACCTGCTATAACGGAGTTATGGGCAGCGGGTGCGGAGAGTGTCCGGCATGCAAACTTAGAAATGCGGGACTCAAGCAATATGAACAACAACTGGCGGTGAAAGGGGCTGTAATACAATGA